One window of the Pseudofrankia sp. DC12 genome contains the following:
- a CDS encoding mannose-1-phosphate guanyltransferase, with protein MAGGEGTRLRPLTANAPKPLLPVVNRPIMEHVLRLLKRHGFDETVVTVQFLAAMVRTYFGDGDELGMHLSYATESTPLGTAGSVKNAEAALRDEQFLVISGDALTDIDLTALVAEHRKNGALVTVALKSVPDPLEFGIVIAGEDGRISRFLEKPTWGQVFSDTVNTGIYVMEPEVFDHVPAGEPVDWSADVFPRLVAAGAPVFGHVVSGYWEDVGTIANYQRVQADVLNQQVDVEIGGFEVSPGVWIGQDTDVHPDAVLKGPLVVGDYSKVEAGAELREFTVVGSNVVIKKGAFLHRALVGDNALIGPRTNLRGCVIGKGTDVRRAARVEEGAVVAEACVVEEEAFISHDVRIYPYKTIEAGAVVNTSVIWESRGQRSLFGPRGVSGLVNAEITPELAVRLAAAYATTLPKGATVTTARDGSRAARALKRAVISALTTSAIDVRDLEVAAMPVARFDVRTSDAAGGIMIHNTEGDPERIDIVILDADGDDLSPAAQRKLDRVFSRQEFRRAFPGEIGDLRLPARTADRYTQDLLDRIDTSGVAEAALKVVIDPSGGAASLVLPTLLGRLGVDVLTVNGRLDDTAVTHEAGRVEAVRRLGGLVASSRAAFGVRFDQVGERITIVDERGDLIDDDRALLVFLDLVAAENRGAAVAVPVTTTLVAEQITRFHGLSVRRTSLSAADLPRVARDPLVVFAADGRGGFVVPEFGAAIDGFAAFVRLLALVARTRLTLSAIDARIPPVAVVRRSVPTPWAAKGTVMRRIVESVDVAAGHVIDTTDGVRVVRPDGAWVLVLPDPAEAVTHLWAEAGSWDEACALLAGWAAIVEADHRDATAR; from the coding sequence ATGGCCGGCGGCGAGGGCACCCGGCTGCGGCCGCTGACCGCGAACGCGCCCAAGCCGCTGCTCCCGGTCGTCAACCGGCCGATCATGGAACACGTGCTGCGGCTGCTCAAGCGGCACGGCTTCGACGAGACGGTGGTGACCGTCCAGTTCCTCGCGGCCATGGTGCGCACCTACTTCGGCGACGGCGACGAGCTGGGCATGCACCTGTCGTACGCGACCGAGTCGACCCCGCTCGGCACCGCCGGCAGCGTGAAGAACGCCGAGGCGGCGCTGCGCGACGAGCAGTTCCTCGTCATCAGCGGCGACGCGCTGACCGACATCGACCTGACCGCGCTGGTCGCCGAGCACCGCAAGAACGGCGCGCTGGTCACCGTCGCCCTGAAGTCGGTGCCCGACCCGCTGGAGTTCGGGATCGTCATCGCCGGCGAGGACGGCCGGATCTCGCGGTTCCTGGAGAAGCCCACCTGGGGCCAGGTCTTCTCCGACACGGTCAACACCGGCATCTACGTCATGGAGCCGGAGGTGTTCGACCACGTCCCGGCCGGCGAGCCGGTCGACTGGTCCGCCGACGTGTTCCCCCGCCTCGTCGCGGCCGGTGCCCCCGTGTTCGGCCACGTCGTCTCCGGCTACTGGGAGGACGTCGGCACCATCGCGAACTACCAGCGGGTCCAGGCCGACGTGCTCAACCAGCAGGTCGACGTCGAGATCGGCGGCTTCGAGGTGTCGCCCGGGGTCTGGATCGGCCAGGACACCGACGTGCACCCCGACGCGGTCCTCAAGGGCCCGCTCGTCGTCGGCGACTACTCCAAGGTCGAGGCCGGCGCGGAGCTGCGCGAGTTCACCGTCGTCGGCAGCAACGTCGTCATCAAGAAGGGCGCGTTCCTGCACCGGGCGCTCGTCGGTGACAACGCGCTGATCGGCCCGCGGACGAACCTGCGCGGCTGCGTGATCGGCAAGGGCACCGACGTGCGCCGCGCCGCCCGGGTCGAGGAGGGCGCTGTCGTCGCGGAGGCCTGCGTCGTCGAGGAGGAGGCGTTCATCTCCCACGACGTGCGGATCTACCCATACAAGACGATCGAGGCCGGCGCGGTCGTCAACACGTCGGTGATCTGGGAGTCGCGCGGGCAGCGCTCGCTGTTCGGCCCGCGCGGTGTCTCCGGCCTGGTGAACGCGGAGATCACCCCGGAGCTCGCCGTCCGGCTCGCGGCGGCCTACGCCACCACCCTGCCCAAGGGCGCCACCGTCACGACCGCCCGCGACGGCTCCCGCGCCGCCCGGGCGCTGAAACGCGCGGTGATCAGCGCGCTGACCACCAGCGCGATCGACGTCCGCGACCTGGAGGTCGCGGCGATGCCGGTCGCCCGGTTCGATGTGCGCACCTCCGATGCCGCCGGCGGCATCATGATCCACAACACCGAGGGCGACCCGGAGCGGATCGACATCGTCATCCTCGACGCCGACGGTGACGACCTCTCGCCCGCCGCGCAGCGCAAGCTCGACCGGGTCTTCTCCCGGCAGGAGTTCCGCCGCGCGTTCCCCGGCGAGATCGGGGACCTGCGGCTGCCGGCCCGGACCGCCGACCGGTACACCCAGGACCTGCTCGACCGGATCGACACCTCCGGCGTCGCCGAGGCGGCGCTCAAGGTCGTCATCGACCCGTCGGGCGGCGCCGCGTCGCTGGTGCTCCCGACGCTGCTCGGCCGCCTCGGCGTCGACGTCCTCACCGTCAACGGCCGCCTCGACGACACCGCCGTCACCCACGAGGCCGGGCGCGTCGAGGCCGTCCGCCGCCTCGGTGGCCTCGTCGCGAGCTCCCGGGCCGCCTTCGGAGTCCGGTTCGACCAGGTGGGGGAGCGGATCACCATCGTCGACGAGCGGGGCGACCTGATCGACGACGACCGGGCGCTGCTGGTGTTCCTGGACCTGGTGGCGGCGGAGAACCGGGGCGCGGCCGTGGCCGTGCCGGTCACGACGACGCTGGTCGCCGAGCAGATCACCCGGTTCCACGGGCTGTCGGTGCGGCGCACCTCGCTGTCGGCGGCCGACCTGCCGCGGGTGGCGCGCGACCCGCTGGTGGTATTCGCCGCGGACGGCCGCGGCGGCTTCGTGGTGCCCGAGTTCGGTGCCGCCATCGACGGGTTCGCCGCGTTCGTCCGGCTGCTGGCGCTGGTCGCGCGGACCCGCCTGACGCTGTCCGCGATCGACGCCCGGATCCCGCCGGTGGCGGTGGTGCGCCGCTCGGTGCCGACCCCGTGGGCGGCGAAGGGAACGGTGATGCGCCGCATCGTGGAGTCCGTCGACGTCGCGGCCGGGCACGTCATCGACACCACCGACGGCGTCCGGGTCGTGCGGCCGGACGGCGCCTGGGTTCTCGTCCTGCCCGACCCCGCCGAGGCCGTCACCCACCTGTGGGCCGAGGCGGGCAGCTGGGACGAGGCATGCGCGCTGCTGGCCGGGTGGGCCGCGATCGTCGAGGCCGACCACCGGGACGCCACCGCTCGCTGA
- a CDS encoding CDP-alcohol phosphatidyltransferase family protein produces the protein MASAPAPSGDGSGGAPAPPGGGSPDGEPAPSDRILTIPNLLSTLRLVGVPVFLWVALGPRADWVALGILMFAGVSDYLDGRLARALNQTSRLGALLDPLADRLYILATIVALTVRGNIPWWLTVVIIGRDVFLLLLLVPMRRLGLGTALPVHYLGKAATFNLLYAFPLLLLTDGHGWLSTAARPLGWAFAIWGTAMYWWAGLLYAFQVAGIARDRRRRAGGGRPAPAGGPP, from the coding sequence ATGGCGAGCGCTCCCGCCCCGTCAGGCGACGGTTCCGGCGGCGCCCCCGCGCCCCCGGGCGGGGGGTCCCCGGACGGGGAGCCGGCGCCGTCCGACCGGATCCTCACGATCCCGAACCTGCTGTCCACGCTGCGGCTCGTCGGCGTCCCGGTCTTCCTGTGGGTGGCGCTGGGCCCGCGCGCGGACTGGGTGGCGCTGGGCATCCTGATGTTCGCCGGCGTCAGTGACTACCTGGACGGCCGGCTGGCCCGGGCCCTGAACCAGACCAGCCGGCTCGGCGCCCTGCTCGACCCGCTGGCCGACCGGCTCTACATCCTCGCCACGATCGTCGCGCTGACCGTCCGGGGCAACATCCCCTGGTGGCTCACCGTGGTCATCATCGGCCGGGACGTCTTCCTCCTCCTGCTGCTGGTGCCGATGCGCCGGCTGGGCCTCGGCACCGCGCTGCCCGTGCACTACCTGGGCAAGGCCGCCACCTTCAACCTGCTCTACGCGTTCCCGCTGCTGCTGCTCACAGACGGCCACGGCTGGCTGTCGACCGCCGCCCGCCCGCTCGGCTGGGCGTTCGCGATCTGGGGCACCGCGATGTACTGGTGGGCCGGCCTGCTCTACGCGTTCCAGGTCGCCGGCATCGCCCGGGACCGGCGCCGCCGGGCCGGGGGCGGCCGGCCGGCCCCGGCGGGAGGGCCGCCGTGA
- a CDS encoding C40 family peptidase, whose translation MSRRGMAWLPDDWDELVRGRHRTGGAPREARRRSAPGSRRVGTIAAFTTGTLAVSTAAFAATVPSAPEQPATIDPSAQNQSMPFASNALAAALGGGDTATPTSHGSSGLAGALANSDPAFTNLTLSADRTTVAPNSPVVLTVKATEAMSGAPLAHEQVQIVVVDGPKWQTTAALTTDDNGTASISARLLSTTTITAVFDGGSTLRPSVAGATTITISSGQAASSYLNNAIPSVIPGSTIGEKAVYLASLQKGKPYVYGATGPYSFDCSGLVQYVFRQLGRNLPRTADAQYWASVHVAQSAKQPGDLIFFGAPGSIYHVGIYAGNGYMWAAPETGGVVSLRPIYSSTYHVGRIM comes from the coding sequence TTGTCCCGTCGTGGCATGGCCTGGCTCCCGGACGACTGGGATGAGCTGGTCCGCGGCCGGCATCGCACGGGGGGCGCTCCGCGGGAGGCCCGTCGGCGGTCCGCGCCAGGATCTCGTCGGGTCGGCACCATCGCCGCCTTCACGACCGGAACGCTCGCCGTCTCCACCGCCGCCTTCGCCGCGACGGTCCCGTCGGCTCCCGAGCAGCCGGCCACGATCGACCCGAGCGCCCAGAACCAGAGCATGCCGTTCGCGTCGAACGCGCTGGCCGCAGCGCTCGGCGGTGGCGACACCGCCACCCCGACCAGCCACGGCTCCAGCGGCCTCGCCGGCGCGCTCGCCAACTCGGACCCGGCCTTCACGAACCTGACGCTGTCCGCGGACAGGACCACCGTCGCGCCGAACTCGCCGGTCGTCCTCACGGTGAAGGCCACCGAGGCGATGAGCGGCGCGCCGCTGGCGCACGAGCAGGTCCAGATCGTCGTCGTCGACGGGCCGAAGTGGCAGACCACCGCCGCGCTGACCACCGACGACAACGGCACCGCGAGCATCTCCGCCCGGCTGCTGTCCACGACCACGATCACCGCGGTGTTCGACGGCGGCAGCACGTTGCGCCCCTCGGTCGCCGGCGCCACGACCATCACGATCTCGTCGGGCCAGGCCGCGAGCAGCTACCTGAACAACGCGATCCCGAGCGTCATCCCGGGCAGCACGATCGGGGAGAAGGCCGTCTACCTGGCCTCCCTGCAGAAGGGCAAGCCGTACGTCTACGGCGCCACCGGCCCGTACTCGTTCGACTGCTCCGGCCTGGTCCAGTACGTCTTCCGCCAGCTCGGCCGCAACCTGCCACGCACCGCCGACGCCCAGTACTGGGCCTCCGTGCACGTCGCCCAGTCGGCCAAGCAGCCCGGTGACCTGATCTTCTTCGGCGCCCCGGGGAGCATCTACCACGTCGGCATCTACGCGGGGAACGGCTACATGTGGGCCGCCCCGGAGACCGGCGGCGTGGTGTCGCTGCGCCCGATCTACAGCTCGACGTACCACGTCGGGCGGATCATGTAG
- a CDS encoding class F sortase, whose product MALVVASGFQLAVPMIRSAEAPSGRALPPPPAPVTASPAGQPTATPSPPPPPPVVTGPVRLKIPAIALDAPVVGLGLDPQGAIDVPAQWGDVGWYKPGVAPGAVGPAVLVGHYDSKTGPAVFYRLGSVLPGDQLVVVGASGASVTFVVDRLQEVSKATFPTQEVYGPVTRPEIRVITCDGAFDEHTHHYVDNLVVYGHAISVPPTAVQAPSAPRPSAAVAAPRPAATTAAAASSSAPAAGSPALPPAAPLVAPSPTTPVPTTPLAGAPAASSEPAAPRPSATPS is encoded by the coding sequence ATGGCACTCGTGGTGGCCAGCGGCTTCCAGCTGGCGGTACCGATGATCCGGTCGGCCGAGGCTCCGTCCGGGCGCGCGCTTCCACCGCCGCCCGCGCCCGTCACGGCCAGCCCGGCCGGCCAGCCGACGGCCACCCCCAGCCCGCCGCCCCCGCCGCCGGTGGTGACGGGCCCGGTCCGGCTGAAGATCCCGGCGATCGCGCTCGACGCACCGGTCGTCGGCCTGGGGCTGGACCCGCAGGGCGCGATCGACGTGCCGGCCCAGTGGGGCGACGTCGGCTGGTACAAGCCGGGGGTCGCGCCGGGCGCGGTGGGCCCGGCGGTGCTCGTCGGCCACTACGACTCGAAGACCGGACCGGCGGTCTTCTATCGGCTGGGCTCGGTGCTACCCGGCGACCAGTTGGTCGTCGTCGGCGCGTCCGGGGCGAGCGTCACCTTCGTCGTCGACCGCCTCCAGGAGGTCTCAAAGGCGACGTTCCCGACCCAGGAGGTCTACGGGCCGGTCACGCGGCCGGAGATCCGGGTCATCACCTGCGACGGCGCCTTCGACGAGCACACGCACCACTACGTCGACAACCTGGTGGTCTATGGCCACGCCATCAGCGTGCCGCCGACTGCGGTCCAGGCACCGTCCGCGCCGCGGCCGTCCGCTGCCGTGGCGGCCCCGCGGCCGGCGGCCACGACAGCCGCCGCCGCGAGCTCGAGCGCCCCAGCGGCCGGGTCGCCCGCGCTGCCGCCCGCCGCGCCGCTCGTTGCGCCGTCGCCGACCACCCCGGTTCCGACCACCCCGCTGGCGGGTGCCCCAGCGGCATCCAGCGAGCCCGCGGCGCCCCGGCCTTCGGCGACGCCGAGCTGA
- the der gene encoding ribosome biogenesis GTPase Der yields the protein MSPRDHDSASQDSGASQDSPGPTTGTVAGGQPVLAVVGRPNVGKSTLVNRILGRRAAVVEDVPGVTRDRVAYDANWSGRRFTLVDTGGWEPDAKGLAARVSAQAQRALATADAVLFVIDATVGATDADEAVARVLHRSGRPVVLAANKVDDQRLEADTAALWSLGLGEPYPVSALHGRGSGDLLDAVLAALPAAPPERFDEEDGPRRVALVGRPNVGKSSLLNRLAGEERALVHDVAGTTRDPVDELVTVGGEQWLFIDTAGLRRRVGQSSGAEYYSSLRTAAAIEAAEVAIVLLDAGETLTEQDQRVVQMVVDAGRALVLAFNKWDLLDEDRRLTLEKEITRDLARVAWAPRVNVSALTGRATDKLAPALHTSLESWGTRISTGRLNQWLGEVVAATPPPPRGGRIPKVLFATQAGVRPPRFVVFASAFLEPGYRRFLERRLREDFGFVGSPVEISVRVREREDRKARH from the coding sequence GTGAGCCCACGAGACCACGACAGTGCCAGCCAGGACAGCGGTGCCAGCCAGGACAGCCCGGGCCCGACAACGGGCACCGTGGCCGGTGGCCAGCCCGTGCTCGCCGTCGTCGGCCGGCCCAACGTCGGCAAGTCGACGCTGGTCAACCGTATCCTCGGCCGGCGTGCCGCGGTGGTCGAGGACGTCCCCGGGGTGACCCGCGACCGGGTCGCCTACGACGCGAACTGGTCCGGCCGGCGGTTCACCCTCGTCGACACGGGTGGCTGGGAGCCGGACGCCAAGGGCCTGGCCGCCCGGGTCTCCGCGCAGGCCCAGCGGGCGCTGGCCACCGCCGACGCGGTGCTGTTCGTCATCGACGCCACCGTCGGCGCGACCGACGCCGACGAGGCGGTCGCCCGGGTGCTGCACCGCTCCGGCCGTCCCGTCGTGCTGGCGGCGAACAAGGTCGACGACCAGCGCCTGGAGGCCGACACGGCGGCCCTGTGGAGCCTCGGGCTCGGCGAGCCGTACCCGGTGTCGGCGCTGCACGGCCGGGGGAGCGGTGACCTGCTCGACGCGGTGCTCGCCGCGCTGCCGGCGGCCCCGCCGGAACGCTTCGACGAGGAGGACGGCCCGCGCCGGGTGGCTCTGGTGGGCCGGCCCAACGTTGGCAAGTCGTCGCTGCTCAACCGGCTCGCCGGTGAGGAACGGGCGCTCGTCCACGACGTTGCCGGGACCACCCGCGACCCGGTCGACGAGCTCGTCACCGTGGGCGGCGAGCAGTGGCTGTTCATCGACACGGCGGGCCTGCGCCGGCGGGTCGGCCAGTCCAGCGGCGCCGAGTACTACTCGTCGCTGCGCACCGCGGCCGCGATCGAGGCCGCCGAGGTCGCGATCGTGCTGCTCGACGCCGGGGAGACCCTGACGGAGCAGGACCAGCGGGTCGTCCAGATGGTCGTCGACGCGGGCCGGGCCCTGGTCCTGGCGTTCAACAAGTGGGACCTGCTCGACGAGGACCGCCGGCTCACGCTGGAGAAGGAGATCACCCGGGACCTCGCCCGGGTGGCCTGGGCGCCCCGGGTGAACGTCTCGGCGCTGACCGGCCGGGCCACGGACAAGCTCGCCCCCGCCCTGCACACCTCGCTCGAGAGCTGGGGCACCCGGATCTCGACCGGCCGGCTCAACCAGTGGCTCGGCGAGGTCGTCGCCGCGACCCCGCCGCCGCCACGCGGCGGCCGGATTCCCAAGGTCCTGTTCGCCACCCAGGCCGGCGTGCGCCCGCCCCGCTTCGTCGTCTTCGCCTCCGCCTTCCTGGAGCCCGGCTACCGTCGCTTCCTGGAACGCCGGCTGCGGGAGGACTTCGGCTTCGTCGGCTCCCCGGTCGAGATCTCGGTCCGCGTCCGCGAGCGAGAGGACCGCAAGGCCCGCCACTAG
- a CDS encoding lysophospholipid acyltransferase family protein, giving the protein MAGEAAVSAAEPAPASLPAATLTKPAAAEPGPKQPLHRGAESSPYNDILHRTLKPPVRFLLNRLVMRIRLEGVENIPRDEPLIFAGNHSSWLDGPLVVIEAPRTVRCLAKVEMYKGVLGRLLRLVGQIPIDRGKADRVALHTALDELGRGKAIGLFPEGTRGSGEMSAVQAGIAYLAVHGRCRVLPVACLGTGDALPKGAHWPKRSVRVRVVFGAPFAVEMPANPRSRKALAAVAEDIRVHLADHLAAARASDIS; this is encoded by the coding sequence CTGGCCGGCGAGGCTGCCGTCTCCGCGGCCGAGCCAGCCCCCGCGTCGTTGCCGGCGGCCACACTGACGAAGCCCGCGGCGGCCGAGCCAGGCCCGAAGCAGCCGCTGCACCGGGGTGCCGAGTCGTCCCCGTACAACGACATCCTTCACCGGACGCTCAAGCCCCCGGTGCGCTTCCTGCTCAACCGGCTGGTGATGCGGATCCGGCTGGAGGGCGTCGAGAACATCCCGCGTGACGAGCCGCTGATCTTCGCGGGGAACCACTCGAGCTGGCTGGACGGCCCGCTGGTCGTCATTGAGGCGCCGCGCACGGTCCGCTGCCTGGCCAAGGTGGAGATGTACAAGGGGGTCCTCGGACGGCTGCTGCGGCTCGTCGGGCAGATCCCGATCGACCGTGGCAAGGCCGACCGGGTCGCCCTGCACACCGCCCTCGACGAGCTCGGCCGGGGCAAGGCGATCGGGCTGTTCCCCGAGGGCACCCGCGGCTCCGGCGAGATGAGCGCGGTCCAGGCCGGCATCGCGTACCTGGCCGTCCACGGCCGCTGCCGGGTGCTGCCCGTCGCCTGCCTCGGGACGGGCGACGCGCTGCCGAAGGGGGCGCACTGGCCGAAGCGGTCGGTGCGGGTGCGGGTGGTCTTCGGCGCGCCCTTCGCCGTCGAGATGCCCGCCAACCCCCGCTCCCGCAAGGCGCTGGCGGCCGTCGCCGAGGACATCCGGGTGCACCTGGCCGACCATCTGGCCGCCGCCCGCGCCAGCGACATCTCCTAG
- the cmk gene encoding (d)CMP kinase, with translation MEHDHGSGVRSGGGRSGPGLVVAVDGPGGSGKSTVAKAIARRLGLRYLDTGAMYRAVTQLALEQRIDLEDPQAVAELAERAVLTSGTDPDGPTISVNQVRVDAEIRTRAVTNAVSAVSAVAVVRRRLVGQQQQIITGAVDTSGGIVVEGRDIGSVVAPDAPVKVFLTASTEVRALRRSRELGEKGVDDVARTLAELGRRDELDSTRKVDPLQAAPDAIVVDSSGMSVDEVVAEVLRHIAAAGFAAAIPGSAP, from the coding sequence GTGGAGCACGACCACGGTTCCGGCGTGAGGTCGGGCGGCGGCCGGAGCGGGCCCGGTCTGGTGGTCGCGGTCGACGGGCCGGGTGGGTCCGGCAAGTCCACCGTCGCCAAGGCGATCGCCCGCCGGCTCGGCCTGCGCTACCTCGACACCGGTGCGATGTACCGCGCCGTCACCCAGCTCGCCCTGGAGCAGCGCATCGACCTGGAGGACCCGCAGGCGGTCGCCGAGCTCGCCGAGCGGGCCGTGCTGACCTCTGGCACCGACCCGGACGGCCCGACGATCTCGGTCAACCAGGTCCGGGTCGACGCGGAGATCCGGACCCGCGCGGTGACCAACGCCGTCAGCGCCGTCAGCGCCGTGGCCGTGGTGCGCCGCCGGCTCGTCGGCCAGCAGCAGCAGATCATCACCGGCGCCGTCGACACGTCCGGCGGGATCGTCGTCGAGGGCCGCGACATCGGCTCCGTCGTCGCGCCGGACGCCCCGGTGAAGGTGTTCCTGACGGCGTCGACCGAGGTGCGCGCCCTGCGCCGGTCCCGGGAGCTGGGGGAGAAGGGCGTCGACGACGTCGCCAGGACCCTCGCCGAGCTCGGGCGGCGCGACGAGCTGGACAGCACCCGCAAGGTCGACCCGTTGCAGGCGGCACCGGACGCGATCGTGGTCGACTCCAGCGGCATGTCGGTCGACGAGGTCGTCGCCGAGGTGCTGCGGCACATCGCCGCGGCCGGCTTCGCTGCGGCCATTCCCGGTTCGGCGCCGTGA
- a CDS encoding prephenate dehydrogenase: MTPAPVSSPDLPRRVGIVGSGLIGTSIGLALRRAGVEVLLRDTDPEQVKLAEALGAGSLWQGERVEHAVVAVPPHAVAAELRALQQAGITGSASDVASVKSRPIAEAVVAGCDLTSWCPAHPIAGRERGGAASAQADLFAERTWVLCPTAHTATAAVAATEALALACGALPVRTTPDRHDEAMAALSHLPQVVSSLLAAATPHLRPGELALAGQGFRDSTRLADSDPALWSSILEGNRGPVAAQARRVAAELAALADALDHASEASVGKVVTDLMDRGRAGRTLLPRKPGRAAARPWGWVGVVLDDRPGQLAALLTTMGDWRVNLEDIGPFEHSLQAPAGVIELAVAPDVAADLVDRLNAAGWCAYHRS; this comes from the coding sequence GTGACACCTGCGCCCGTCTCATCGCCAGACCTGCCCCGCCGGGTCGGCATCGTCGGATCCGGTCTGATCGGCACGAGCATCGGGCTGGCGCTGCGCCGGGCCGGTGTCGAGGTGCTGCTGCGCGACACCGACCCCGAGCAGGTCAAGCTCGCCGAGGCGCTGGGCGCCGGCTCGCTGTGGCAGGGCGAGCGGGTCGAGCACGCCGTCGTCGCCGTGCCGCCGCACGCGGTCGCCGCCGAGCTGCGCGCGCTCCAGCAGGCGGGGATCACCGGCTCGGCCAGCGACGTCGCGAGCGTGAAGAGCCGCCCGATCGCAGAGGCCGTCGTCGCCGGCTGCGACCTGACCAGCTGGTGCCCCGCGCACCCGATCGCCGGCCGGGAACGCGGCGGCGCGGCCTCGGCGCAGGCGGACCTGTTCGCCGAGCGGACCTGGGTGCTGTGCCCCACCGCGCACACCGCCACCGCCGCGGTCGCGGCCACCGAGGCGCTCGCCCTGGCCTGTGGCGCGCTGCCGGTGCGCACCACCCCCGACCGGCACGACGAGGCGATGGCCGCGCTGTCACATCTGCCGCAGGTGGTCTCCAGCCTGCTGGCCGCCGCCACCCCGCACCTGCGGCCCGGGGAGCTGGCGCTGGCCGGGCAGGGCTTCCGCGACTCCACCCGGCTGGCGGACTCCGACCCGGCGCTGTGGTCCTCGATCCTGGAGGGCAACCGCGGGCCGGTGGCCGCGCAGGCCCGCCGGGTGGCCGCGGAGCTCGCCGCCCTCGCCGACGCCCTCGACCATGCGTCGGAGGCCTCCGTCGGCAAGGTCGTCACCGACCTGATGGACCGCGGCCGCGCCGGCCGGACCCTGCTGCCGCGCAAGCCCGGCCGGGCCGCTGCCCGGCCCTGGGGCTGGGTCGGCGTCGTGCTCGACGACCGGCCCGGGCAGCTGGCCGCGCTGCTGACGACGATGGGTGACTGGCGGGTCAACCTGGAGGACATCGGGCCGTTCGAGCACAGCCTGCAGGCACCGGCCGGCGTGATCGAGCTCGCCGTCGCCCCGGACGTCGCCGCGGACCTCGTCGACCGCCTGAACGCCGCCGGCTGGTGCGCCTATCACCGTTCCTGA
- a CDS encoding pseudouridine synthase yields the protein MRLQKVLAAAGVGSRRHNEELIDAGRVRVDGKVVREQGRRVDPETAVIEVDGERVVTRTGLVHLALNKPRGVVSTMSDPEDRPTISDLLTEFGAGAGLFHVGRLDVDSEGLLLVTNNGDLAHRLTHPSYQVPKTYQVQINGPLRKETMRRLHTRVELSDGPVRVDSARIIDQAGSQILLEIVLHEGRNRIVRRMMEEVGHPVVRLLRTEFGAVHLGTLRSGRARHLTLHEVGALHSMVGL from the coding sequence ATCCGCCTGCAGAAGGTGCTGGCGGCGGCCGGAGTCGGCTCGCGCCGGCACAACGAGGAGCTGATCGACGCCGGCCGCGTGCGCGTCGACGGGAAGGTCGTGCGTGAGCAGGGCCGCCGGGTCGACCCGGAGACCGCCGTCATCGAGGTCGACGGCGAGCGCGTCGTGACCAGGACCGGGCTGGTGCACCTGGCGCTGAACAAGCCGCGCGGGGTCGTGTCGACCATGTCCGACCCGGAGGACAGGCCGACGATCAGCGACCTGCTCACCGAGTTCGGCGCCGGCGCCGGGCTGTTCCACGTCGGCCGGCTCGACGTCGACAGCGAGGGCCTGCTGCTGGTCACCAACAACGGGGACCTGGCCCACCGGCTGACCCACCCGTCCTACCAGGTGCCCAAGACCTATCAGGTCCAGATCAACGGCCCGCTGCGCAAGGAGACGATGCGCCGCCTGCACACCCGCGTCGAGCTGTCCGACGGCCCGGTGCGCGTGGACAGCGCCAGGATCATCGACCAGGCCGGCTCGCAGATCCTGCTGGAGATCGTCCTGCACGAGGGCCGCAACCGGATCGTTCGCCGGATGATGGAAGAGGTCGGCCACCCGGTGGTGCGGCTGCTGCGCACCGAGTTCGGCGCCGTGCACCTGGGCACCCTGCGCTCCGGCCGGGCTCGCCACCTCACCCTGCACGAGGTCGGCGCGCTGCACAGCATGGTCGGCCTCTGA
- the scpB gene encoding SMC-Scp complex subunit ScpB, giving the protein MANRPPLVALVEAVLMVAEKPVGVAELATGLSAHALEVERVLAELAAQYRADGRGFDLRNVGGGWRFYTAEECAPWVERFVLAGQMSKLSQAALETLAVVAYQQPVSRGRISAVRGVSADGVIRTLTARGLVEEAATDPETGAILYRTTDYFLERMGLRGLDELPPLAPLLPGFDDIEDLIAP; this is encoded by the coding sequence CTGGCGAACCGCCCGCCGCTGGTGGCGCTCGTCGAGGCCGTGCTGATGGTCGCGGAGAAGCCCGTCGGCGTCGCCGAGCTGGCCACCGGGCTGTCCGCGCACGCCCTGGAGGTCGAGCGGGTGCTCGCCGAGCTCGCGGCCCAGTACCGGGCGGACGGCCGCGGCTTCGACCTGCGCAACGTCGGCGGCGGCTGGCGGTTTTACACCGCGGAGGAGTGCGCCCCCTGGGTCGAGCGGTTCGTGCTCGCCGGCCAGATGTCGAAGCTGTCCCAGGCGGCGCTGGAGACGCTGGCCGTCGTCGCCTACCAGCAGCCGGTCAGCCGCGGCCGGATCTCCGCTGTCCGCGGGGTCTCGGCCGACGGCGTGATCCGCACCCTCACCGCCCGCGGGCTGGTCGAGGAGGCCGCCACCGACCCGGAGACGGGCGCGATCCTCTACCGCACCACCGACTACTTCCTCGAGCGGATGGGGCTGCGCGGCCTCGACGAGCTTCCCCCGCTCGCCCCGCTGCTGCCCGGTTTCGACGACATTGAGGACCTCATCGCCCCGTGA